The Amblyomma americanum isolate KBUSLIRL-KWMA chromosome 3, ASM5285725v1, whole genome shotgun sequence genome window below encodes:
- the LOC144122876 gene encoding uncharacterized protein LOC144122876, whose protein sequence is MAKYRDVIENKRTDNTTKKAKDEAWSQLCEDYNSLAGTRTVCVAQLRKLWDNMKSRWKKKKSEETREIFRTGGGTLECRPMSPATELVGAVADHMATRLPNPFDSDGAHVSEAVLSLPPVALLEAMVNDNEPSQDDFSSEVPAPTSMQAAPSPWLNSRPLTDEALPVQEECLSAGRPTVLVPVVPSCQSVSEDITPAQIARTRAGGPRVAAVERTLAPEVAARIKAIEAEDRRKEELRQLDLQLRRSQLAEQRLKNKMQRKLLSLDFEIKKRQLEALKR, encoded by the exons ATGGCGAAGTATCGCGACGTGATAGAGAACAAACGAACGGACAATACCActaaaaaggcaaaggatgaaGCCTGGTCTCAGCTTTGCGAAGATTACAATAGCTTGGCCGGCACACGCACTGTGTGTGTAGCACAGCTACGAAAACTGTGGGATAATATGAAGTCCCGGTGGAAAAAGAAGAAGTCTGAAGAAACGAGGGAAATCTTTCGGACAG gtggCGGTACCCTTGAATGCCGGCCAATGAGTCCGGCAACAGAACTGGTTGGTGCAGTCGCCGACCATATGGCGACCAGACTGCCAAATCCCTTTGACAGCGACGGGGCCCATGTCAGCGAGGCAGTGCTGTCCCTGCCACCTGTTGCATTATTGGAGGCGATGGTAAATGACAACGAACCAAGCCAAGACGACTTTTCCA GCGAGGTTCCTGCACCCACATCAATGCAGGCAGCACCGTCACCATGGCTGAACAGCCGACCACTAACTGACGAGGCACTTCCTGTTCAGGAAGAGTGCCTCAGTGCAGGCAGACCAACAGTGCTCGTGCCTGTCGTGCCGTCGTGCCAGAGTGTGTCTGAGGACATCACACCAGCACAAATTGCTCGCACGAGGGCAGGTGGCCCCCGTGTTGCTGCGGTGGAGCGGACACTGGCTCCTGAAGTAGCAGCCAGAATTAAGGCTATTGAAGCTGAGGACCGGCGCAAGGAAGAGTTACGCCAACTCGACCTacaactccgcaggagccagctggccgagcagcggctcaaaaacaaaatgcagcgcaaGCTGCTTTCTCTGGATTTTGAAATCAAAAAGCGGCAGTTAGAAGCACTGAAGCGCTAA